ACACCATCGCCTTCGGCCGCACCGGGTTCATCGGCATGCAGCTCATGAAGCATCCGCACGGCGTGGTGCGTGAGTATCACCTGATGCAGGCCTTCGGTCGCGCCTACACCGGACAGTTGGCGAACCGGATACGATACGAGGTCGGCGGCAAGATGGTCGATGCGGCGACGGCGGCCCGCTATGGAGAGCTGTCGCGCATCAACGTCGAGTACGAGGGCGGTCAGCAGGTCTATGTGAACCTGTCCGACAAGCCCTGGCGCGTCGCCGGGGAGGAACTGCCGAGCAACGGCAGCTTCACCACCGGCCCGCGCGGGACGGCAGGCACCGTCCTGCGTGATGGTCAGGTCTGCGACCTGGCGCAGTATGACAAGGTGACCTATGCTGACGCTCGCTCGCAGCAGTGGCTGCCGCCGGCAACTCAGCCGGCGATCGAGCCCTCCGTGGCCTCCTTCAAGGCCCTCGGTGGCAAGGAGTTCGAGCTGACCCTGAACTGGAAGGTCGGCCGCGCCCTGGATCGCGACTACACGATCTTCTGGCACTTCATGGACGAGGGCATCGCCTTCCAGTCCGACCACGCCATCGACCGCAAGACGACCTCGTGGAAGGTCGGCGAGACCATCACCGACGGTCCGCGACGGCTGGCGATCAAGGACGATGCCGCCGTCACCCGCTACGGCGTCTGGGTCGGCCTGTATGACAACCAGGGCCGGGTGCCCCTCGTGCGCGGTCTCACCAGCGTGCAGATTGGCACGCTCGTCGTCGAGCGCGACGGCGCCGTGGCCAAGTCGGTGCGCCTCGAACCCGTGGCGCCGCAGCAGATGCCCGGCAGCGATCCTGCCCCGTACCTGGTCGACGCCAACACCACCCATCGTGTGATCGACTTCGGCAAGGTCGCCACCAACGGCGCCGTGGTCTTGCAGCAGCAGACCAGGGGGATGGAGATCGTCCCCGTGCCCGCCGGTACGGTCATGACCGTGGGGCTGCAGGGCAAGGTCGCTTCGGTCAGCGCCTGGAACGCGAAGGGCGAGAAGCTCGCGGCACCGCAGCTCACCCGTTACGACAGCAAGACCTGGTTCGAGACTTCGGCCGACGCAGTGCGGTACCAAGTCCCGTAAGGGCGGCGTCGTTCTGAGGAGGAGCCAAGATGCCTGCAATCGAGCCCGTGGCCTTCGCTGACGGCCGGGTGCGCTGTGCCTGGGTGCCTCCCGGTGATGCGCTCTATCTTGCCTACCACGATGAGGAGTGGGGAGTGCCGCTCCACGACGACCAGCGGCTCTTCGAGATGCTGGTGCTCGAGGGTGCGCAGGCCGGCCTGAGTTGGTCCACCATCCTGCGCAAGCGCGAGAACTACCGCGCCGCTTGTGATGGCTTTGATATCGAGACAGTGGCCGGCTACGGGCCGGATCGCATCGCCGAACTGCTGACCAACGCGGGGCTGATTCGCAACCGTCGCAAGATGGAGGCGATGGTGGTCAACGCCCGCGGAGTGATGGCGCTCCAGGAGGACTTCGGCAGCCTCTCGAAGGCGCTGTGGCAGTTCGTCGAGGGGCACGGGGTCGCCCCCGGAGAGCCAGTCAGGAACGCCTGGCGCAGTGTTGGCGAGATCCCGGCAACGAGTCCTGAGTCGGAGGCCATGAGCAAGTTCTTGCTCCAGCGCGGGTTCAAGTTCGTCGGCCCCACGATCTGCTATGCCTTCATGCAGGCCGTGGGGATGGTCAACGATCACACCGTAGATTGCTTCCGGTACAACCAGGTGTAGCGGCTACCACGATAGGAGGGCCTGCTTTTCGCGGCCCATCTTCCTGCTTTGGAGGCTCCCATGCACGCATCCTTCGTCGTCTCGCAGGCCCGGCAGTGTGTTCCGGTCTTGGTGCTGCTCGCCCTGGCCGTGCTCTACCCTTGCTTCTCAGGAGGCGCTCCCGCCATGGCCCAGACAGTGGTTGTCCATCCGGCTGAGAACCGCGACCCGGAGCAGAACCCGCCGGGAGTCATGCCCTACGAGATGGCAGAACGTCCCGAGGGCACACCCCTGGTGAGCTTCGACAACGTGACAGGATGGGAAGTCGTCGGCAGCAATGCCGAGGGCCGGCTCTACCAGTCGGCCGACCAGCACCTGTGGCAGCCGCACTCGGGCAAGCTCCTCTATGTGGGCAAGGGTTCGAACCCGGAGCTCTTCGTGCGGGCGCAGAAGCCGGTTCAGATCCCCGACCCCTGGGATAGCCTCAACTGCTGGACCTACGGCAACAACTGGGGCTGGGCGCCGGACCCCAAGACGCCTGTGCTGTCCGTGGCGGCCGTTGTTCGCGACTCCGCCGGCTGGGAGTTCGAGATCCCGCTGGGCCGCATGGACTACCAGTACTGGTTTTTGATGAACGGGCGGCTACACGCGGAGGAACTGGCTCGGATCAAGCGCCCGGCCTACTTCCTCGGCCTGCGCTTCCGCAATGCCGGCAATCAGGACCCGCGCACGGTCTACCTGGGGCCCTGCTACTTCTTCAAGGAGAATCTGCAGCCGCTGAGCTTTGCGCCTGCTCCGGAGAAGCTGCCCTTCCCGACCCGGCCGGAGACCATCCTGCCCACCAACAAGGTGACGGGCTTCCGCAACGCGGTCCGGCAGGAGGGCAAGGACACGATCTTCGCCTACGCCGGACCTGACTGCAACCTCGAGTACCGCTACACGCCCACCGACGGGACCCTCGGCGACCTGGGGCTTGTGTACAAGGGCCGGACCGTCCGTCCCTGCGCCGGAGGTGGTGTGCAGTTGGT
This genomic interval from Armatimonadia bacterium contains the following:
- a CDS encoding DNA-3-methyladenine glycosylase I yields the protein MPAIEPVAFADGRVRCAWVPPGDALYLAYHDEEWGVPLHDDQRLFEMLVLEGAQAGLSWSTILRKRENYRAACDGFDIETVAGYGPDRIAELLTNAGLIRNRRKMEAMVVNARGVMALQEDFGSLSKALWQFVEGHGVAPGEPVRNAWRSVGEIPATSPESEAMSKFLLQRGFKFVGPTICYAFMQAVGMVNDHTVDCFRYNQV